Proteins encoded within one genomic window of Natator depressus isolate rNatDep1 chromosome 1, rNatDep2.hap1, whole genome shotgun sequence:
- the AMIGO2 gene encoding amphoterin-induced protein 2 isoform X2, with the protein MSLSCQTISTRLGVLKLNCKGLLFLLVFTISVCGSASGLCPTACICASDIVSCTNKNLSRVPGTLFKFIKRLDLSYNRIAFLEPEWVPVLFDKLNTLIINHNSISSIITGSFSTTPNLKYLDLSSNNLKTLGSPLFQELRVLEVLLLYNNQITQIDSAAFGGLYKLQKLYLCCNSLSHFPLDLYIGKHKLTELVLLDISYNHIQSVPIQRISLVPAKQLSGIYLHGNPFYCDCTLYAMLIYWYHRHFNSVVDFKNEYACVLRSDPKGSNKLPLLHDNFLNCSESTINVSFHAFGFIHEAQVGERLIVHCDSKISDAGTYFIWVSPDNRLLEPDKDADNFKVFHNGSLEIIDPQLEDSGLYSCIAINKRRLLNETIEVRINVSNFTVNRSHAHEAFNTAFTTLAACVASIILVLLYLYLTPCPCQCKTRRRKRKLPQSSAHSSILNSTPSQDPPADEKKSSSGTCVLPREICAMLTVILHRFRRNSALLVP; encoded by the coding sequence ATGTCTTTAAGCTGCCAGACAATTTCTACTCGACTTGGTGTTCTTAAACTGAACTGCAAAGGACTGCTATTCCTTTTGGTCTTTACAATAAGTGTATGTGGCAGTGCCTCCGGCTTGTGTCCTACAGCCTGCATCTGTGCTAGTGACATTGTAAGCTGCACCAATAAGAACCTCTCTAGGGTGCCAGGAACTCTCTTCAAATTCATAAAAAGACTGGATCTGAGTTATAACAGAATTGCATTTTTGGAACCTGAATGGGTCCCAGTGCTTTTTGACAAACTGAACACTTTAATAATCAATCATAACAGTATTAGCAGTATTATCACTGGAAGCTTTTCCACAACTCCAAATTTAAAGTATCTAGACTTGTCATCCAACAACCTGAAGACATTgggaagccctttatttcaagaGCTGAGAGTACTGGAAGTTCTCTTGCTTTACAACAATCAGATAACACAGATTGATTCTGCTGCCTTTGGAGGATTATACAAATTGCAGAAGTTGTACTTATGTTGTAACTCACTGTCACACTTCCCACTGGACTTGTATATTGGAAAACACAAGCTTACAGAACTTGTATTATTAGACATTTCCTATAACCACATCCAGTCCGTACCCATTCAACGTATAAGTTTAGTGCCGGCCAAACAACTCAGTGGAATTTATCTTCATGGTAACCCATTTTACTGTGACTGTACTCTATACGCCATGCTAATTTATTGGTATCACAGACACTTCAACTCAGTCGTGGATTTCAAAAATGAGTATGCCTGTGTATTACGATCTGATCCCAAAGGTTCCAATAAACTGCCTTTATTGCACGACAACTTTCTGAATTGCTCCGAAAGCACCATCAATGTGTCATTCCATGCCTTTGGGTTTATTCATGAGGCCCAAGTTGGAGAAAGGCTGATTGTACACTGTGACAGCAAAATTAGTGATGCAGGCACATATTTCATCTGGGTTAGCCCAGACAATAGATTACTGGAGCCAGATAAGGACGCTGACAATTTTAAGGTGTTTCACAATGGGAGTTTAGAGATAATAGATCCCCAGCTGGAGGATTCTGGGCTGTATTCATGCATTGCAATAAATAAAAGAAGACTGTTAAATGAAACCATAGAGGTTAGAATTAATGTAAGCAATTTCACAGTGAACAGATCCCATGCTCATGAAGCATTTAACACTGCTTTCACCACCCTTGCTGCCTGTGTAGCCAGTATTATTTTGGTATTGCTTTATCTCTATCTAACCCCATGTCCTTGTCAGTGTaagacaagaagaagaaaaaggaagctgCCCCAAAGCAGTGCCCATTCATCCATCCTAAACTCCACTCCATCTCAGGATCCTCCAGCTGATGAGAAGAAATCCAGCAGTG
- the AMIGO2 gene encoding amphoterin-induced protein 2 isoform X1, with product MSLSCQTISTRLGVLKLNCKGLLFLLVFTISVCGSASGLCPTACICASDIVSCTNKNLSRVPGTLFKFIKRLDLSYNRIAFLEPEWVPVLFDKLNTLIINHNSISSIITGSFSTTPNLKYLDLSSNNLKTLGSPLFQELRVLEVLLLYNNQITQIDSAAFGGLYKLQKLYLCCNSLSHFPLDLYIGKHKLTELVLLDISYNHIQSVPIQRISLVPAKQLSGIYLHGNPFYCDCTLYAMLIYWYHRHFNSVVDFKNEYACVLRSDPKGSNKLPLLHDNFLNCSESTINVSFHAFGFIHEAQVGERLIVHCDSKISDAGTYFIWVSPDNRLLEPDKDADNFKVFHNGSLEIIDPQLEDSGLYSCIAINKRRLLNETIEVRINVSNFTVNRSHAHEAFNTAFTTLAACVASIILVLLYLYLTPCPCQCKTRRRKRKLPQSSAHSSILNSTPSQDPPADEKKSSSGKRVVFLEPVNEPKQGQNGKVRLFPKETVIAESILKTTRAKSDSDSVNSVFSDTPFMPSS from the coding sequence ATGTCTTTAAGCTGCCAGACAATTTCTACTCGACTTGGTGTTCTTAAACTGAACTGCAAAGGACTGCTATTCCTTTTGGTCTTTACAATAAGTGTATGTGGCAGTGCCTCCGGCTTGTGTCCTACAGCCTGCATCTGTGCTAGTGACATTGTAAGCTGCACCAATAAGAACCTCTCTAGGGTGCCAGGAACTCTCTTCAAATTCATAAAAAGACTGGATCTGAGTTATAACAGAATTGCATTTTTGGAACCTGAATGGGTCCCAGTGCTTTTTGACAAACTGAACACTTTAATAATCAATCATAACAGTATTAGCAGTATTATCACTGGAAGCTTTTCCACAACTCCAAATTTAAAGTATCTAGACTTGTCATCCAACAACCTGAAGACATTgggaagccctttatttcaagaGCTGAGAGTACTGGAAGTTCTCTTGCTTTACAACAATCAGATAACACAGATTGATTCTGCTGCCTTTGGAGGATTATACAAATTGCAGAAGTTGTACTTATGTTGTAACTCACTGTCACACTTCCCACTGGACTTGTATATTGGAAAACACAAGCTTACAGAACTTGTATTATTAGACATTTCCTATAACCACATCCAGTCCGTACCCATTCAACGTATAAGTTTAGTGCCGGCCAAACAACTCAGTGGAATTTATCTTCATGGTAACCCATTTTACTGTGACTGTACTCTATACGCCATGCTAATTTATTGGTATCACAGACACTTCAACTCAGTCGTGGATTTCAAAAATGAGTATGCCTGTGTATTACGATCTGATCCCAAAGGTTCCAATAAACTGCCTTTATTGCACGACAACTTTCTGAATTGCTCCGAAAGCACCATCAATGTGTCATTCCATGCCTTTGGGTTTATTCATGAGGCCCAAGTTGGAGAAAGGCTGATTGTACACTGTGACAGCAAAATTAGTGATGCAGGCACATATTTCATCTGGGTTAGCCCAGACAATAGATTACTGGAGCCAGATAAGGACGCTGACAATTTTAAGGTGTTTCACAATGGGAGTTTAGAGATAATAGATCCCCAGCTGGAGGATTCTGGGCTGTATTCATGCATTGCAATAAATAAAAGAAGACTGTTAAATGAAACCATAGAGGTTAGAATTAATGTAAGCAATTTCACAGTGAACAGATCCCATGCTCATGAAGCATTTAACACTGCTTTCACCACCCTTGCTGCCTGTGTAGCCAGTATTATTTTGGTATTGCTTTATCTCTATCTAACCCCATGTCCTTGTCAGTGTaagacaagaagaagaaaaaggaagctgCCCCAAAGCAGTGCCCATTCATCCATCCTAAACTCCACTCCATCTCAGGATCCTCCAGCTGATGAGAAGAAATCCAGCAGTGGTAAGAGAGTGGTGTTCCTTGAGCCTGTGAACGAGCCAAAACAGGGGCAGAATGGGAAAGTGAGACTGTTTCCCAAAGAAACTGTCATAGCAGAGAGCATCCTGAAAACGACCCGAGCAAAATCTGACTCTGATTCTGTCAACTCGGTGTTCTCAGATACACCTTTCATGCCATCATCTTAG